AGTTCCTTCACCGTCAGTGCACCACCAATTTCCATCTTCTGAAACAATATATTTTGCTAATCCATCAAATGATAAGATTTTGACGTTGGTATTTTCTTTTTTGTATTTTAGAAAATCTTTCATGGTTTCTATTGCATTAAATAAATGGTAATTACCTATCGACCATTCTGACGAGTCATAACTGCCTATATCATCATACCAATTAATTTGAATATATCCAACAGGTTTATCTTCATAGTAAACGATTCTTAACCATTTTTTGTCAACAAATTGGTTATTAATAAGATCCTGAAACGTATCAATCCTAAAATTTTTCATTTTATCTTTAGCATTTTCTTCAAAATAGATAGATGTGCCACGTTCGGTTAATATCTTTTTGTAAGGAAAAACAAACGGACGATATAACTCATACTCTTCACTTAACTTGAACCTGGTTCGTTCATAAGGTGCTTTTTTACCGGTTAATTTTTCTAATTCTTTTTTAAAAGAATTTGAATCTTTGCTGTTTACTATATCACATATAATATTTAATGTATATTCAGCTGATACTTGCCTTTGTGACTTCATTATTTCTTCATCATGGTTTATAGTTGAACTTGAAAGCATATAAGCAAATGCTGGTGTATATAATAAACACATATTCAACAATACTACCAATACTAAAATGATATACTTTTTCATTTTTTACACCTCTCTCTCATGGTCTATAAACTCTTATTGCATCTAACAAATCCCAATCGTAATTATTGTCTATTAAATCATTGTATTTTTTTGAGACAACATATCCTACCCATGGATCCATAACGAACAATTCATTTATCAAAAAACCTCGAGAATCAAAATATTGATATGCACCACAAATTACGGCAAAATGTCCGGTTCCTACAAAAAAGTGTCCACCTATTGGACTTTTCAGATTGATTATCTGCTCACAAATTTGACCGTAAGATATTGTATAACCGCTTATAGGATACATACGTGATGAACCAACACCGAAATATCTTAATGCTCTTTGTACATCATAGAGCGAAGCAGGTTGATTTACATAACTTCCGTAAATATATTTTACTATATCCCACTGTGTTGCTTCTTGTCCAAAACCTAAATAGTTTCTACAATAGTATAATATCGATTCACAACCTGCTGCCCAGCACCAGTTTGAGTATGCTTGTTTTACATTTTTAACAGGAAGGCACACATTTGTAACTATATTTTCTGCAAATACATTATAGTAATTAATTACTATAAAAAAACTAATACAACAATCAAAAATTTTTTGTCTTTTTCACTTTTCATAAATTTAAATTTTTTCAGCACTTCATCTCACCTTTCTTTTTTTATCCGATTATCTTTATAATTAAAACATATCTGAAACTTTTCCTAGTCTCAATTAATAATATTGTTTTTTTTGCAGTATTTTGCATTCAAATTTAAATTATTTTGATATAACATTTGTCAAAAAAATACACGCTCAAAATTTGTGTTTATCTTTTAATAGAATTTTACTGAGTTTACATTGTATACTCTTTGAATTTATTGTAATTAAGTGGTTATGAATATTCTGTTCACCATTTGAAAAAAACATTTAAAAAAACTATTGACATAAAAATTACCATGTATTATAATTTTAATAACCAAGTATACAGATAGAAATTTATAAGTTTAAAGTTGAAAATTTACCTCTGCTCTTTAGCTTTTTGAGCAGAGGTAAAAAAATAACCCGAATTCGAAGTATTTCGATATTAATAATTAATATTAGGGAGGTACATAAATGGAAATAAAAAGATATTATAAAGTAATTACCTTCGTTATATTGCCAATTGCTTTTCTATTTCTCCTTTCAGGATGCTATGCAAGAAAAAAAGACAAAAATCTAAAGGTAAGAATTGCATTTTTCCCGAACATAACTCATGCCCAAGCATTGGTAGGGAAAGAACTTGGTATTTTCCAAAAGAGAATAGGCAAGGATGTAAAAGTTGAATATAAGGTTTTCAATGCAGGTCCGGCTGAGATAGAAGCGTTTTTAGCAGATGAGGTTGACATAGGCTATATTGGACCTATACCAGCGATAAATGGATTTGCAAAGACAAATGGAGAAATAAAGATTATTGCAGGAGCTACAAACGGAGGAATGA
The sequence above is drawn from the Caldicellulosiruptor bescii DSM 6725 genome and encodes:
- a CDS encoding papain-like cysteine protease family protein → MCLPVKNVKQAYSNWCWAAGCESILYYCRNYLGFGQEATQWDIVKYIYGSYVNQPASLYDVQRALRYFGVGSSRMYPISGYTISYGQICEQIINLKSPIGGHFFVGTGHFAVICGAYQYFDSRGFLINELFVMDPWVGYVVSKKYNDLIDNNYDWDLLDAIRVYRP